From the genome of Raphanus sativus cultivar WK10039 unplaced genomic scaffold, ASM80110v3 Scaffold0768, whole genome shotgun sequence:
GAAGACATACTTGGAGatgatgaaaaagaaagaagcatTATTGGGAGGAGAGAGGAGAGCTCAGCGTCAGTGcttctaaaaactataaataaaagttGATGAGATGAAAACCTTTTCATTATCTCATAGAATATGCTTACAAAAATTCATGATTGGGTAGTAAGTCACATTCAGTTTGCTTAGTCTTCATCAATTTTTGAAACCTGCAAAGATCTCTCACAACAACAATCTCTCCACAAGTTTAACTTACATATGAAGAGCCTTCTTTTACAAATGTTTACGTTCAAATATACACCTTTTATTCATTTAtctcaagaaaaaacaaaaacatcaatgAGGACGATGATGTTCTAATGGAGAGAATCAATCACTCTACATCTCCATACATGCCTAGCTAAAACCATTTTGAGGTTGACTCTTCTTTATTTTGCTTCCTAAACTTAGTTTAACTGCCTTCTCGTGGACGAGCTGCCCAAAGAGAACTTAAAGCACGAAGCCTGTGGAAGTACTCTCCTAAAGCAAGCAAGCCTCTAGCAGCTTGTCTTGTCGTCAGAATCTTACTCATCTGCTGCAGACTCTGCTTCCTCAGATGATCCGCCTGGTTCACAAAACCCTCCAACGACTGAAAGCTCTCCATGGCTGAAGCCATCTGAGCTCCTTGATTCACAGACTCAACAACCCCTACGTTCTCGACCAAACCTTGCTGAAGCTTATCCAAGCCTTGAGAGAGCGCCTCCTCTGCTTGCTGAGACGACTGCTGGAGGTTTCTCACCTCCAAGAGCTGCTGATCTGTTAAAGGCTCGATGTACGGCATCACAACATTCAACAGCTCGGATGGTCGGAAACCTCCAATCCACTGGAAGAAACGTTCGGTCGAAGTTCTCCACATTCCGGATATCAAGAAGAACACGTCGGCCTTGGCTGCATCAGCTTTCATGCGGAAGAGACTCGCGTAGTGGTTCAAGCAAACGTCGACGAGCATTTTGAGCTCGACGTCGCTTATATGCGCTCCGAGCGCCGTTCGAATCTCGCCCACTCTCTTACTCTGTTCTTCCAGCCAGTGTTTGTATTCCATCTCGAACGCGGCGATCCCTGTGTTCACGGTCCCTGCTGGTCCAAGATAAGTAGCATCATCTGAGGGGTTGCGTACGCATAGTCCCTGCTGCCTAGCTCTCACGAGTTCCTGCTCGAGCTGTGATAGCTTTAGCCTGCTTTCTTCTAACTGTTGGACATGTGCCTGAAGACAGAGACATAAGTCTTTATTAACTTCATTACCACAAAGAAAGAATCCAACGAAGGGGAGACGTTTCTTACTTTCTTTCTCAAACGACTTTTGCGAGCAGCCTCTCTGTTCTGAGCTAATCTCCGTTTCGTCTGTGCATACAGAAcgaaacaacaacaataattaATGTCACCACGCCGTGTCTCTCCCCTAAAACAAATACTCTCTATCTTGTTTTACCTTATCATCGATATGAACTTCGTCCTGATCATTGTTACTAGAAGGTTCTGCTTCAATAGAGTTATTATACAAAGAGGTATAGTTCCCCTGCGCATTATTTTTAACCgctaattaaacaaaaagaagaagtaacTAGTCTAAAACATGAATTAGGTAAGAATCTGACCTTATTGTTAACATCTGCTTCTGTTCTAGCAGCAGCATCCACCTCATGGACTGTGGAAGAAGTCTGATTGTTGTTGTCGTTGTTACTAGTTATAGTGTTGAAAGTGTTTTCCCAACCAGACAACTGTTGGAACGGTTCGTACATCCCCATGTCTCTAAATGGTACAGCTTGTGTATTAGTAGAAGATGAAGAGCTCATCATctgtcaaaaaagaaaaagaattataaCAAGCTCAAGGGCACACGCACAAGTTAGAAGAAAGCTCTTCACCAgtttatattaacttttaagCAACGATCAGACCAAACTCATCAAAAGATTTGAGTCTTGTAATAAAACTTAACGGAATAATAAAAGCAATACCCATAATTAGAAACTTgaccaaaaaccaaaacaaacgtAGAAAGAGACGCAAATACTTACAAAAAAGTTCTGTAAGCAACCAGGACCAACCATTGATAATAATTCATCACGGAGTCGAGAGACGAACAGTGAATCTCCGGTTTGAAACGTGTTCTCTAGAGAGCAGAGATTTGATGATGACGACACTTTGGTCAAAACTTAGAGGTGAAGGCGTATACACACATCATTGAAaggaggaaaaaaataaaaaaagcaaaagatatctcttttttttcttctctttggtttgAATAGTTCATGGCGTAGAATATAATAGTAGTAATAATAAGCAAGTTGAAGAAGTAAACGAGCGATGAACGACAAAAGCACGACCGTGAGCAAAAACAAATCGAGAGTTCAGAAGAAAAGTCTATTAACATGCGCCGATGATATGTCTAAAAATACGCTCTAGCTGACGTCACTCACACCGGTGATGAGGTGGATTCTTATCGTCGGCCGACACGTCACTGCTCGTGGGAATATTCCTAATCGGCTCCACAGTTTCGTGAATTATTctgtatttttctttaaattgttATAACATATAGAATAATCTGAATCACAgagacatatatttttttttgtattcctATTCAATATTCGTTCCTATTTATTAAGAGGAAAGATGCTCAACAGATAACAGATAACAATTGGCGTATAattactccctccatttctaaatgtaaaattttaagaGAATTTTCGATGattcaaaaaatataagatattttcaatagtttatgtaattttttgacttttttaaaattattttatagttaattaatttaattttaatttatttttttattgatattttctaGACAACTTTCTTAATAGAAGAGTTTTcatccaaaatattttacttattaaaGCGGATGGAATATATTATAGGACAAAATTAagtagatttatattttttagttattttgaaaaAGATATGTCAGAAAGTCTTTTAGGCGATAAgactttttatttctttctacAAATTAGGTCGCATTTTGTGGACTACAACACAAAGTGTGCAACATTAATGCTTTATTAAATTGTTTATTTACACTCTCATGTGAAGGGGTCTCTCATGTTAATGCAGTGTCACCTTTTAAGTACCCACTCCTTGGCTTAGTGAGAAATAATTGGGCCTTTAATGACCTACCCAACTCTAAgagataacattttaaatttaatcttttttttttgcctaatCAACGATTCATTCTTTAACACCACTTTGACTAATAAAATCTGTGTTTCGACAGAGACAAGCATGCCTTTTCTTTACGCAGTATACTTTTGTTTTGCTCTAATAAAGACTCATATATACTTTTCAatccttttaataaaatttattttcctcataataagattcattattCATATTGGTTGATGACATGATAAAGGCAAAATAACGAAACTAAGTGAATATGTTTCTTCTAGAATAAAGTTTTCCTTACCTTTACTGTAACACTAGATGATATCCGCGCCATGCGCGGagtgagttttttaaaatatgttgtattgaaatattacaattagaatgcatcttgttatcaagatttttttttacatttgatttggggtggacattcggataccatttggttcagtttagttTGGTCCGGTTCAATTATATTTCGACTTTTTGTGAGTTCGATCCGGTTCGGATATGCGGGTTCGGTTTAGATTtggactcagataactcattttattttttaaaaaaataaaattcgtatatactttaaatttctcaaaatataaaaataaaaaattatttataacatataaatgtgtataatgcaagctaaaatacttaaacttaacataaaatttggttagcttcaatattcggataagaaatcaatagatatttgaagtattggtattttgaatatcatttaactattttaatcatgtatttttaactatttgtaaatattttcaagtattttggacaacttaataacattttatatatttttaatattcttttagatattaaattctaaaaaaaattaatatatttaagtatataaatctagtttcgatatattcgatatccgaaatatttcgtttcggatcatgttctgttctaaaaaatatcatcttaataacatcttacaatttttggtaatttatagacgtttttaaaaatttaaaatataacatatatgaaaaaattattttttttaaatatgtttaagtgatttttttaatattaattaaaataaaatgtagaggatacaaatttttttatcaaatattttgatttgtaatcattaattatcatatatacgttaatcatattaggtaatttcgtagcttttatttaaggaaataaagttacgtagcttttatttaaggaaaaaatttaagattactaattaatatgataattagtttaataaaaagtataatatatatttatatggaccaacatttttttctaaagatttcTGAAAATCATCCtagtgatgacacgtggctacaaaacatgttgtaatgttccaggattaatatataggggataattCTTAAGTTGTTAAACTTGCAACGCCTTCAAATATAACTGGAAGAcgaaaaaatatatagtataattgGAAAAACTGATGGCTATGTGTGAAGCTACTTGAATGAAGGCCTGCGGCATATTTAGAGAAAAAGTTGATTGATAAGATCCGTTGGATATGGAGTGGTATTATGCCAACTTGTGGACAACAACTTTTAATATTCCTGTCGTCTTATAAGTTTATAGAATCGGTTCCAGTATTGACCACTTCTACGTAACAAAAGATAAGAGTAGAATAAACTAAGAATCTTTGATCTTCTCAAAGGTCCGGGGAGACTGATCATCGCCaaataaaagaagaagcaaTTGTGATTTAGTCTCAGAGCCCTTTTTTCTTGTACATCTCAGAGCCTTCTATAACATATCCATCGTCATGGAAATGCTAGAGAGTTCTGAGATCACATCGAAAGAGAAAACAAACTGGAACTAGTATAGAAGAAAGAATAAttgcaaaaaaagaagaagaaaagagtaaTTGCATTCTATGTATACCGATAACTCGATGAGTGCTATATTTGCGGAAATGGAAATGGACTTTTAGGGTTAAGCGGTAGATCATGTGGGGTTCTACGGTTACTTGGGCTTTTACGCAGCCCAAGCCCATTAGAGCGGATTTATTTTTCCCGCCATTCACCAATagagcggttgcggttgcggatGCGAGAatttgcggttttaagcgttttatAGAATTTTGTATAATTGGCAtaacgtttaaaaattattgcgTTTTCGGGATatttgtgactggttgattatgagatattgcatcggtttaataataaattactaatataaatatattacaacatcataaaaatataaaaaacatatttttgcgataaaataaaataattattaatataatatgatgtttagttatttaattttttaattagttcaaagttataattttaattaaaaaatttgaagatttatattttaaattttaaaagaatatcttgtttcgttttatatatgtgtatatctttatatatgtatgtatattatttttaaaaaattataccgAATAGCTagttaaagtttttataaaacaaattatgatattgtttgtgaatttaaattaatatataaaatgtatatatatattttaatatttccatttttaacctttttaattttaattttaatttttaaatatttagaaaaaattatattttttagccACTCGCAActgcaaacgctagctggaaccagcttttgatttttaaGAGGTTTGAAACGATTTATAACGGTTTGTgtgattattttgaaatgatgtCAACCGTTACCAACCGCAAAAACTGTGTTTGCGGATAGTAGCGGGAAACCAGTCGAACCCTTACCTAGGATTCTTTGATTCCAGCaatcacagaaaaaaaaaagctttaacaaagaaaaacaaagacattaaaaaatattagtcctccataattattttttctttgttattcATGTAAAATTgggtaaattttaattaatgtaataCATTTGTAatcctttctcaaaaaaaaagtttgtaatTTACCATCCTATATCTTTCTCCATTGTTGAACGAGAAATTTCATACTATAacactaaattattttatcataaatataatatacaaaaataaaaatgacctatattttattaaaaatataaataaatacatatattcaCAAGGTTAACTAAGTTAGATTTCAGAGGTAAAATTTTCTTTCTCGAGAGAAGaataaggtttatgatttaaaaataaataaattaatatttaaaataaaataaaattttcataatagttttcagatttaaaaataaaattttggaaaatcaaaagaaaaatatagaaaacgaattaaaaatgttttattcaaaaaaatttaaaatatttttaatttaaataattatttatgtttatatatctataaaataagGATAGAATGGTCTTTTAATCtgttgtttaattttttgtcattttcttttttatgttgtcttttttaatgaacaaaaaaacttatattgATTTTGGTCAAGAATCTCAAGATGTATGCTTTATTAGTATATGAGCCTGATGGCATTGAGGATTTAGTCATCAGACGAATCAACTCTCGTCTCCTGTtgcttttcaaaaatattgcgACTTTCAAGTTTCAACAAAAACATTTTCACGCTTCCTAAATGAATCGTACCGTGCAATAAAAATGTAGAAGTTAGATCAACCAAGTTTGGCGAGAACTGCACTCCCTTTCTTTAgcaatttatattaataataaatcaaactCCTTAGTCACGTGTTTAAATCACCACCAAGGCATAACCCATTGCTAACACTTAAAAATAGTATAAACTGAACCTTTGTTTATCCAACTTAGATAGTTATAGATGATAAAACAAGATCATATAGTTACTATCTCGGTTAAGTCAATATAACACGCCTCTTTTCTTGCTGATCTTTTTGAGGTTGACAAACCTGTTCACATGAATCCTTCCATCCCACATTGGAAATATGGAGTTTGGACATATGATAAGCTAGATATGGCCAAGTCACTATATGATAAACTATAGTTAGAactttaaaaacattattagtAGCTTTAAACATTATAAACGTAACTTTTAAAACAtgttaacattttttttcaaatacaaatatacatgatgtcaagaaaaaaaacgaaGTATTTacgtattaaaaatataaagtaacatGTTTAACCAGATAAATGATTTGTCACAAACATGCTTTGAATACTCCACTCCACCAAGTTCACACAATCCATTCTAACTGAATTTCAAAACAAATTCATAACTCCTCCTCATACGTAGCCTATTTCAAACACAATCCATAACTATATATTAcaggaaacttttttttttttttttatattacagGAAACTTatgttatgtatttttataatatccTTTCATAAATTAGGGAAAACTTCAGAGACGACAGGTAGTTGAAAAAGGATTACAAAATAGTTTAATCCGACGATAATGATGATCACATGGCACGACCTCTACACGGTGCTCACGGCGGTGATACCACTCTACGTAGCCATGATCCTCGCTTACGGCTCCGTCCATTGGTGGAAAATCTTCTCACCGGACCAATGCTCGGGAATCAACCGCTTCGTCGCCATATTCGCCGTCCCTCTCCTCTCCTTCCACTTCATCTCCACCACCAACCCTTACGCCATGAACCTACGTTTCATCGCCGCCGACACTCTCCAGAAACTAATCATCCTCACTCTCCTAACCCTATGGGCTAACTTCACCCGCTCAGGTAGTCTCGAGTGGACCATCACCATCTTCTCCCTCTCCACGCTTCCCAACACGCTCGTGATGGGTATCCCTCTGTTGAACGCCATGTACGGAGAGTACTCAGGCTCGCTCGTGGTCCAGGTGGTCGTTCTCCAGTGTGTAGTCTGGGACACGGTTCTCCTCTTCTTGTTCGAGTATAGAGGAGCTAAGATTCTGATCACGGAGCAGTTCCCGGAGACGGCGGCTTGTATAGTCTCTTTCAAAGTCAAGTCCGACGTCGTTTCGTTGGACGGGAACGACGTACTTGAAACGGACGCTGAGATAGGAGGTGATGGGAAGTTACACGTCACGGTGAGGAAGTCAAACGCTTCCCGGCCGGAGATCTTTGTGCAGTTCAAGTATGACTCCACGTCCGTCGAATATCACTGGAGCTGAGATTTACAGTCTTGACACGACTCCAAGAGGTTCCAACTTTAATCACTCGGACTTATGTTCAGTTATGGGGTTTTCCGGTGGCCGTCTCTCAAACTTTGGTCAGTCGTCTAGGGGACAAACTCCTAGGCCTTCAAACTTCGAGGTGAGTTGTGGTATGGCTTCGTCCCATGGGTTAGGGTATGACCCGGGTAGTACTTCCGGGTCATACTCAAACCTGAATGCGGAGTTCTCCTCCTCAATCGCTAATAAAACCGTTAGAGGAAATTACCATCATACTGGAGGAAAGTCAAATAACCATGATGCTAAGGAGCTCTACATGTCCGTATGGGGTTCCAACGGGTCACCCGTTTCGGATAAAGCTGATATTAGAGCTAATGAAAAAGCCGGAGGATCCGACCAGGGAGCAAAAGAGATCCGAATGATAGTCCCTGATCCTCCTCAAAACGCAGAAactaaaggttttttttttcttatataactTTCTATAGAACTATATTGACACAAAATCTTAAACGAAGTTGCTTATAGCGACAGCTACTGGTCCGAGAAATATAGACTTTGGCAGCGAAGAAGAGTCCGAGAGAGTGAAGAGTCGGTGCAACTCCATGGCGGAGCTAAACCCTAGAGAAGCGGCGGAAACTGGACAAGTAAACCATATGCCTCCAGCGATTGTGTTGACTAGGTTGATACTGATAATGGTGTGGAGGAAACTGATCAGGAACCCAAACACTTACTCCAGTCTCATTGGTCTCATATGGGCTCTCGTTGCTTTCCGGTAAGTAACTAAATAACCAATAATGAATCAAATACCtaactataaatattattatggGATTACAAACGGGTTTGTGATGATTGTATAATGATGAAATATGTAAGCTGGAACGTGGAAACGCCTAAAATCATTCAGCAATCAATTTCAATCCTCTCTGATACTGGCCTTGGTATGGCAATGTTCAGTTTGGGTGAGTCCCATCTTCTTCACTTGGTATGCAAGATGTTGcattttttttggttgatagtaaaaaatagtttgttattttatttttatttttttggggtGGTATCCACGTAGGGTCAACGACGAGACGTCACATTGCATAAGTA
Proteins encoded in this window:
- the LOC108819732 gene encoding transcription factor TGA3-like isoform X2, with the protein product MMMSSSSSTNTQAVPFRDMGMYEPFQQLSGWENTFNTITSNNDNNNQTSSTVHEVDAAARTEADVNNKGNYTSLYNNSIEAEPSSNNDQDEVHIDDKTKRRLAQNREAARKSRLRKKAHVQQLEESRLKLSQLEQELVRARQQGLCVRNPSDDATYLGPAGTVNTGIAAFEMEYKHWLEEQSKRVGEIRTALGAHISDVELKMLVDVCLNHYASLFRMKADAAKADVFFLISGMWRTSTERFFQWIGGFRPSELLNVVMPYIEPLTDQQLLEVRNLQQSSQQAEEALSQGLDKLQQGLVENVGVVESVNQGAQMASAMESFQSLEGFVNQADHLRKQSLQQMSKILTTRQAARGLLALGEYFHRLRALSSLWAARPREGS
- the LOC108819732 gene encoding transcription factor TGA3-like isoform X1 translates to MVGPGCLQNFFMMSSSSSTNTQAVPFRDMGMYEPFQQLSGWENTFNTITSNNDNNNQTSSTVHEVDAAARTEADVNNKGNYTSLYNNSIEAEPSSNNDQDEVHIDDKTKRRLAQNREAARKSRLRKKAHVQQLEESRLKLSQLEQELVRARQQGLCVRNPSDDATYLGPAGTVNTGIAAFEMEYKHWLEEQSKRVGEIRTALGAHISDVELKMLVDVCLNHYASLFRMKADAAKADVFFLISGMWRTSTERFFQWIGGFRPSELLNVVMPYIEPLTDQQLLEVRNLQQSSQQAEEALSQGLDKLQQGLVENVGVVESVNQGAQMASAMESFQSLEGFVNQADHLRKQSLQQMSKILTTRQAARGLLALGEYFHRLRALSSLWAARPREGS